In one window of uncultured Desulfovibrio sp. DNA:
- a CDS encoding RluA family pseudouridine synthase, giving the protein MSDDNPPPTQAQDSGIGISRQSPLEQPIVQETESGQKLLQFLQRRLNLPPTLLHRWVRTGQVRINGGRCKPFARVQTGDIVRLPPFAFKMAEESASEMAPQPLADTVFDPQPGDSPPLPPMIGTDGYLWAFNKPAGLPTHPGTGHDDSLSSRLAAYFANAPFKPTPVHRLDKETSGVLLVAASYEALAKAQDAIRDGTLAKEYVVWVQGRWPFAETQMLRHFLRKDTAQGYEKVRPVAPGEADSREALCMVRPLRVEQAQSLLLVRLLTGRTHQIRVQLAAVGYPVIGDTKYGQAAPPRRHVPRGAYALPAPARMGTTEKSAPEPENLMLHALRVTMPCGHVFSCLPPWSGTHALEQMPEPVAVMATPEHGDGCGVFPLAEQRAKNKFLRQ; this is encoded by the coding sequence ATGTCGGACGATAACCCTCCCCCTACGCAGGCCCAGGACTCTGGCATCGGCATCAGCAGGCAATCGCCGCTGGAACAGCCGATAGTTCAGGAGACCGAAAGCGGCCAAAAGTTGTTACAGTTCCTGCAAAGGCGGCTGAACTTGCCCCCCACCCTGCTCCACCGCTGGGTGCGTACTGGACAGGTGCGCATTAACGGCGGCAGATGCAAGCCCTTTGCCCGTGTGCAGACAGGCGACATTGTTCGCCTTCCTCCCTTTGCCTTCAAAATGGCGGAAGAAAGCGCGTCAGAAATGGCCCCCCAGCCGCTGGCGGATACAGTATTTGACCCGCAGCCTGGCGATTCGCCTCCGCTGCCGCCCATGATCGGCACAGACGGTTACCTGTGGGCTTTCAACAAACCCGCAGGCCTGCCAACACATCCCGGCACCGGGCATGACGACAGCCTCAGCTCTCGGCTGGCCGCCTACTTCGCAAACGCGCCCTTCAAGCCCACGCCCGTGCACAGGCTGGACAAGGAAACATCGGGCGTACTGTTGGTGGCTGCCTCGTACGAAGCCCTTGCCAAGGCTCAGGACGCCATACGCGATGGAACGCTGGCCAAGGAATATGTGGTCTGGGTGCAGGGGCGCTGGCCATTTGCCGAAACGCAGATGCTGCGCCACTTTCTGCGCAAGGATACAGCCCAGGGCTACGAAAAGGTGCGCCCGGTCGCGCCCGGCGAGGCAGACAGCCGCGAGGCGTTGTGCATGGTACGCCCCCTGAGGGTGGAGCAAGCGCAAAGCCTGCTGCTTGTGCGCCTGCTAACAGGCCGCACGCATCAGATCCGTGTGCAGCTTGCCGCTGTGGGCTATCCTGTGATTGGCGACACCAAGTACGGGCAGGCTGCGCCCCCGCGCCGCCATGTGCCGCGCGGGGCCTACGCCCTCCCGGCCCCGGCCCGCATGGGCACTACAGAAAAATCGGCCCCGGAGCCGGAAAATTTGATGCTGCATGCCCTGCGTGTAACCATGCCCTGCGGACACGTGTTTTCATGTCTTCCGCCGTGGTCTGGCACGCATGCCCTTGAGCAGATGCCAGAGCCTGTCGCCGTCATGGCAACCCCGGAACATGGGGACGGGTGCGGGGTCTTCCCTTTGGCGGAACAACGTGCTAAAAATAAATTTTTACGCCAGTAA
- the der gene encoding ribosome biogenesis GTPase Der, translating into MADTLPRVILVGRPNVGKSTLFNRLIRSNRAITHDRPGVTRDRMDGVVRRKDTPVFGIVDTGGITLDAHSAVVEGPEGIRGFERDILAQTETALVGAAAVAFVVDSRDGLLPLDEHLAAHVRRKGLPTICVVNKVDGVEREDELMAEFHVLGFPLLAVSAEHGHNITALVEDLVALLPEETSTEPPAPPTLKLAMLGRPNAGKSSLINAISRTDRMIVSDVAGTTRDSVDVRFASGGRDYVFVDTAGVRRRTKISDSLEKYSVNSAIKSSTKADVTLLTLDAAEGVSQQDKRLMDMLNTRKTPFMVLINKCDLAPRDSLDRLKKNISEMLAFCPHVPILNVSALKGTGLKKILPLATQIHEECSVRISTGKLNRAMEEVLDKHQPPVVKRVRAKFFYLTQAETSPPTFVCFVSDATRVPESYTRYLERALRKIFGITHAPMRLHLRSSHKKKSEK; encoded by the coding sequence ATGGCAGATACATTGCCCCGCGTCATTCTGGTGGGTCGCCCCAATGTGGGCAAATCCACCCTGTTCAACAGGCTTATCCGCAGCAATCGGGCCATCACCCATGACCGCCCCGGCGTGACCCGCGACCGTATGGACGGCGTGGTGCGCCGCAAGGACACCCCCGTTTTCGGTATCGTGGACACGGGCGGCATCACCCTTGACGCCCACTCCGCCGTGGTGGAAGGGCCCGAAGGCATTCGCGGCTTTGAGCGCGACATTCTTGCGCAAACCGAGACGGCGCTGGTCGGCGCCGCAGCCGTGGCCTTTGTGGTGGATTCGCGCGATGGCCTGCTGCCCCTGGACGAGCATCTTGCAGCCCATGTGCGCCGCAAGGGCCTGCCCACCATCTGCGTGGTCAACAAGGTTGACGGCGTGGAGCGCGAAGATGAGCTCATGGCCGAATTTCATGTTCTGGGCTTTCCGCTGCTTGCGGTTTCCGCCGAGCACGGGCACAACATCACCGCCCTGGTGGAAGATCTGGTAGCTCTGCTGCCGGAAGAAACCTCCACCGAACCGCCCGCGCCGCCGACCCTCAAGCTTGCCATGCTTGGCCGCCCCAATGCGGGCAAATCATCGCTCATCAACGCCATTTCCCGCACTGACCGCATGATTGTTTCCGATGTGGCAGGCACCACGCGCGACAGCGTTGACGTGCGCTTTGCGAGCGGTGGGCGCGACTATGTATTTGTGGACACGGCTGGAGTACGCCGCCGCACCAAGATCAGCGACAGCCTGGAAAAGTATTCCGTCAACTCGGCCATCAAGTCGAGTACCAAGGCCGACGTGACCCTGCTGACACTGGACGCCGCCGAAGGCGTGAGCCAGCAGGACAAGCGCCTCATGGACATGCTGAACACACGCAAAACGCCCTTTATGGTGCTTATCAACAAGTGCGATCTGGCCCCCCGCGACTCTCTGGACAGGCTCAAAAAGAACATATCCGAAATGCTGGCCTTCTGCCCGCATGTGCCGATCCTGAATGTTTCTGCCCTCAAGGGAACCGGCCTGAAAAAAATCCTGCCCCTGGCAACCCAGATTCACGAAGAATGCAGCGTGCGCATTTCTACCGGCAAGCTCAACCGCGCCATGGAAGAAGTGCTCGACAAGCACCAGCCGCCTGTGGTCAAGCGTGTGCGCGCCAAGTTCTTCTACCTGACCCAGGCGGAAACCTCGCCGCCGACCTTTGTATGTTTTGTGAGCGATGCCACCCGTGTTCCTGAAAGCTATACCCGCTATCTTGAACGCGCGTTGCGCAAAATATTTGGCATCACGCACGCCCCCATGCGCCTGCACCTGCGTTCAAGCCACAAGAAAAAATCTGAAAAATAG
- a CDS encoding diguanylate cyclase — MREPHPSLPLPLIQTDTTDAVLEWRVASDLLSFSVGAGRLLGIEANIPCSMAAFLGACHEDKRDILGQSLQTFLEGHIGAHMEICFPINGLVARTQLITLARNSAGQAEHVVGCISAVERQAQQILPSARFSMQHLATPHSTQDAARLMLALNASGDGLWDWDANTNTVYYSSRYIEMLGYTAETFPATLRSWEEKIHPEDYAHVVPIQKDIIASPSHGDTFECTYRMRRADNTWAWILGRGNVTQRDANGWATRVVGLHTDISASQADRAHLEDMVRNDPLTGLRSRTFFTMTVEKLEQNAVRPVGIIVADVNGLKMINDYLGHEEGNTVLCQAALLLRGGLDSAACVARMSGDEYTVLLPGCDRLKVAEILHELMQRFERHNNQQNRPPVLLAMGSACAENMQTSIASAMVDADRAMLRNKLTTRAESRQRVRDWIERHTFAKVSMNDCRYL, encoded by the coding sequence ATGCGCGAACCCCATCCCAGCCTCCCCCTGCCGCTTATTCAGACGGACACAACCGATGCCGTGCTGGAATGGCGCGTTGCCTCAGACCTCCTCAGCTTCAGCGTTGGGGCCGGGAGGCTGCTTGGCATTGAGGCAAATATTCCTTGCAGCATGGCGGCATTCCTTGGCGCATGCCATGAAGATAAAAGGGATATACTCGGACAATCGTTGCAGACGTTTCTCGAAGGCCACATCGGCGCGCATATGGAAATATGCTTCCCCATCAACGGTCTTGTAGCGCGAACCCAGCTTATAACCCTTGCGCGCAACAGTGCAGGGCAGGCAGAGCATGTGGTTGGCTGCATCAGTGCGGTGGAACGTCAGGCGCAGCAGATTTTGCCGTCCGCGCGCTTTTCCATGCAGCACCTTGCCACGCCGCACTCCACACAGGATGCAGCCCGCCTGATGCTGGCGCTCAATGCTTCCGGCGATGGACTGTGGGATTGGGACGCAAATACCAATACCGTCTACTACAGCTCCCGCTACATCGAAATGCTGGGCTACACGGCCGAGACATTCCCCGCAACGCTACGAAGCTGGGAAGAAAAAATTCATCCGGAAGATTACGCCCATGTGGTGCCCATACAAAAAGACATCATAGCCTCGCCCTCCCACGGAGATACCTTTGAATGCACCTACCGCATGCGCAGGGCAGATAATACCTGGGCCTGGATTCTTGGCCGCGGCAACGTTACGCAGCGCGATGCCAACGGCTGGGCCACGCGTGTGGTGGGCCTGCATACCGACATCAGCGCAAGCCAGGCCGACAGAGCCCACCTTGAGGACATGGTGCGCAACGACCCGCTCACAGGTTTGCGCAGCCGAACTTTTTTTACCATGACCGTGGAGAAGCTGGAGCAAAACGCCGTTCGCCCAGTGGGGATAATCGTTGCCGATGTCAACGGCCTGAAAATGATTAACGATTACCTCGGGCACGAAGAAGGCAATACCGTGCTTTGCCAGGCGGCCCTGCTGCTGCGCGGCGGGCTGGATTCCGCAGCCTGCGTGGCGCGCATGAGCGGCGATGAATATACCGTGCTGCTGCCCGGATGCGACAGACTGAAGGTTGCCGAAATTTTACATGAACTCATGCAGCGCTTTGAAAGGCACAACAACCAGCAAAACCGCCCCCCGGTCTTGCTGGCAATGGGTTCCGCCTGCGCAGAAAACATGCAAACCAGCATTGCCAGCGCCATGGTGGACGCAGACCGGGCCATGCTGCGAAACAAACTAACCACAAGGGCTGAGTCGCGCCAACGCGTTCGGGACTGGATTGAGCGCCACACTTTTGCCAAGGTTTCCATGAACGACTGCCGCTATCTGTAA